The following DNA comes from Cucumis sativus cultivar 9930 chromosome 7, Cucumber_9930_V3, whole genome shotgun sequence.
ataatatctattaatatttatgttttaaaaaattgagacATCAAGGGCATGAACAATAACTAATTACTTGtagtattttaaatatttgaatttgtaatGAAACCATGAATACATttaaagtaatattaaaaaataatagtttattactaaaataaaactctCCGATTCCTATGTTCAACCGATCCATTGGTTGGATGACAGTCAAAAACATgcgaaaaaagaaaccaacgGCTCAAAACACCTAAAAAGACtcaatgaaaaaggaaacagCCTTAAACAACGCCCAAAAATCACTCTATGCAGTACATAAATCCATCCTAGAAGTGTGTGTgtctgtgtatatatatatatatgatcaagTTCGTTCTTCATTAAATCATCAAGtactatttgttttctttgctttcaacaaattaaaagcgATTCAAAATGAGCGTAGAGATCTTGAACAGTGCAACCATTATGAATTTtgtggaagatgaagaagctTTCAGTGGTTGGATAAGAGAGCGTTTTAGCCATCTTGACATTGATAGAGATGGAGTTCTTTGTTATGGAGAGATGTTGAAGGAGTTGCAGAGTCTTAGGGTGTTGGAGACTCATTTTGGGATTGATACGAAACCCGACCCCAACGAGCTTTCGTCCGTCTACGGCTCCTTGTTTTTACAGTTCGATCGCGACTGCAATGGAAAAGTTGATCTTGGTGAATTTATGGAAGAAACCAAGAAGATG
Coding sequences within:
- the LOC101208564 gene encoding uncharacterized protein LOC101208564 is translated as MSVEILNSATIMNFVEDEEAFSGWIRERFSHLDIDRDGVLCYGEMLKELQSLRVLETHFGIDTKPDPNELSSVYGSLFLQFDRDCNGKVDLGEFMEETKKMMLAMANGIGLSPVQMLLEENSFLKKAVDRESTKLAAA